In one window of Cynocephalus volans isolate mCynVol1 chromosome 6, mCynVol1.pri, whole genome shotgun sequence DNA:
- the LOC134380922 gene encoding LOW QUALITY PROTEIN: uncharacterized protein LOC134380922 (The sequence of the model RefSeq protein was modified relative to this genomic sequence to represent the inferred CDS: deleted 1 base in 1 codon) → MGQTVSTPLSPTAVFALREVKKKPEVLPSTDPDWLLSDPPPPPYPPTLRSQAPGHTGAENSVLLRANGPLLKGKSWIQGTTGYKQYPWTTWRTVDLGVGPLSHSFMVIPECPYPLLGRDLLTKMGAQIHFDPEGPRVLNRQGKPLQILTLRLEDEYQLFEKQWWETGQMDWWLENYPRAWAKTAGIGKAKNRPPIHVELKAQASPIAVRQYPMSQEAREGIRHHIGHLLQLGILRKCQSAWNTPLLPVQKPGTNDYRPVQDLREVNKRVANLYATVPNPYNLLSSSPPDRTWYSVLDLKDAFFCLPLTAKSQDYFAFEWKDSEIGLTGQLTWTRLPQGFKNSPTIFDEALHQDLAMFRASNPQVTLYVDDLLLAAADKELCLEGTKPGPGKRLRGDRPGVNWEVDFTEVKQGRYGYKYLLVFIDTFSGWVEAFPTKQETATVVVKKILEEIFPHFGVPKVIGSDNGPTFVAKGLQAVQKEIWMQLAASYKPGTPEVSHQFQVGDTVYARRHHSQTLEPHWKGRYLVLLTTPTAVKVDGISSWIHASHVKPAPPDDQGSGDATWRVQSSREHPLRLKIVRTP, encoded by the exons ACACTGGAGCCGAAAACTCAGTATTACTGCGAGCAAATGGACCTCTTCTCAAGGGGAAGTCTTGGATACAAGGGACTACAGGGTACAAACAGTACCCATGGACTACCTGGAGAACagtggacctaggcgtgggccCGCTATCCCACTCGTTCAtggtcattcctgagtgcccctacccactgctgggaagagatctcctcaccaaaatgggtgctcaaattcattttgaccctgagggacctcgggtgctaaatcggcaaggaaagcctctccagataCTAACTCTCAGGttagaagatgaataccaattgtttgaaaagcaATGGTGGGAGACTGGACAGATGGattggtggttagaaaactacccccgGGCATGGGCAAAAACTGCAGGCATAGGGAAAGCTAAAAACCGGCCCCCCATCCATGTAGAACTAAAGGCtcaagccagtcctatagctgtccgacaatacccaatgtcccaaGAAGCACGCGAAGGCATCAGACACCACATTGGCCATTTACTTCAACTGGGGATCCTAaggaagtgccaatcagcctggaacacgcccttgctgcCGGTCCAAAAgcctgggactaatgactaccgaCCTGTCCAAGATCTCCGAGAGGTAAACAAACGTGTGGCCAACCTCTATGCCACCGTCCCTAATCCCTACAATCTTTTAAGTTCTTCacctccagacaggacctggtactcggtactggatctcaaagatgcattcttctgtttGCCGCTAACTGCaaaaagtcaagattactttgcTTTCGAGTGGAAAGATTCAGAGATTGGC TTAACAGGGCAACTTACATGGACTCGCctgcctcaaggattcaaaaactcgcccaccatctttgatGAGGCCCTCCACCAGGACTTAGCCATGTTCCGGGCCTCTAATCCCCAGGTAACTTTgtatgtagatgacctcctcctggcgGCGGCCGACaaggaactgtgtctggaaggaactAAGC CGGGACCTGGCAAGAGACTTAGGGGAGACAGACCAGGGGTGAATTGGGAAGTAGATTTTACAGAAGTCAAGCAAGGCAGATacggttacaagtatctcctagtctTTATAGACACCTTCTCCGGATGGGTGGAAGCATTCCCAACTAAACAAGAAACAGCCACcgtcgtggtcaagaaaatcctggaagaaatcttcccacacTTCGGGGTGCCCAAGGTAATCGGGTCCGACAATGGACCCACTTTTGTTGCTAAG GGACTACAAGCggtacagaaagaaatttggatGCAGCTGGCAGCCTCCTATAAGcctgggacccccgaagtttctcaccagttccaggttggggaCACAGTCTACGCAAGGCGACACCACTCCCAGACCCTAGAGCCCCACTGGAAAGGACGTTACCTAGTGCTTTTAACAACCCCAACGGCTGTGAAGGTGGACGGGATCTCCTCTTGGATCCACGCCTCGCACGTGAAACCAGCGCCGCCAGATGACCAAGGATCGGGGGATGCCACCTGGAGAGTCCAGAGTTCCAGAGAGcaccccttaagactgaaaattgttCGGACACCCTAA
- the STEAP4 gene encoding metalloreductase STEAP4 isoform X2: protein MEKSGTDAFPLTMNSSVKQETICIFGTGDYGRSLGFKMLQCGFSVVFGSRNPRMTSILPSGADVLSYSEAAQKSDIIIIAIHREHYDFLTELIEVLNGKILVDISNNLKINQYPESNAEHLAQLVPGAHVVKAFNTISAWALQSGALDASRQVFVCGNDSKAKQRVMDIARTLGLTPLDQGSLMAAKEIENYPLQLFPMWRFPFYLSAALCVFFFFYCVIRDVIYPYVNEKKDNTFLMAVSIPNRIFPVTALILLALVYLPGVIAAILQLYRGTKYHRFPDWLDHWMLCRKQLGLVALGFAFLHVLYTLVIPIRYYVRWRIRNSTVKLAISKKEDPFITSSAWLNDSYIALGILGFFLFVLLGITSLPSVSNKVNWREFRFVQSKLGYLTLILCTAHTLVYGGKKFLSPSALKWYLPSAYILALIIPCTVLVIKFILIMPCIDRTLTRIRQGWERSSKYSKSALNGKTYM, encoded by the exons atgGAGAAAAGTGGTACAGATGCGTTTCCTCTTACTATGAATTCTTCAGTAAAGCAAGAGACTATATGTATTTTTGGAACTGGGGATTATGGAAGATCACTGGGATTTAAAATGCTCCAGTGTGGCTTTTCTGTTGTGTTTGGAAGTCGAAATCCCCGGATGACCAGCATACTGCCCAGTGGTGCAGATGTCTTGAGCTATTCAGAAGCAGCCCAGAAGTCTGACATCATAATCATAGCAATCCACAGAGAGCATTATGATTTTCTCACAGAACTAATTGAGGTCCTCAATGGGAAAATATTGGTAGACATCAGCAACAACCTCAAAATCAATCAGTATCCAGAATCTAATGCAGAACACCTTGCTCAGTTGGTGCCAGGAGCCCACGTGGTTAAAGCATTTAACACCATCTCAGCCTGGGCCCTCCAGTCAGGAGCGCTGGATGCAAGTCGGCAG GTGTTTGTCTGTGGAAATGACAGCAAAGCCAAGCAAAGAGTGATGGATATTGCTCGTACTCTTGGACTTACTCCATTGGATCAAGGATCTCTAATGGCagccaaagaaattgaaaactacCCCCTGCAATTATTTCCAATGTGGAGGTTCCCCTTCTATTTGTCTGCTGCACTGtgtgtcttcttctttttctactgTGTTATAAGAGATGTAATCTACCCTTATGttaatgaaaagaaagataatacattTCTCATGGCTGTTTCCATTCCAAATCGTATCTTTCCAGTAACAGCACTTATACTTCTTGCTTTGGTTTACCTCCCTGGTGTTATTGCTGCCATTCTGCAGCTGTACCGAGGTACGAAATATCACCGATTCCCAGACTGGCTTGACCATTGGATGCTTTGCAGAAAGCAGCTTGGCTTGGTGGCTCTGGGATTTGCCTTCCTTCATGTACTCTACACGCTTGTGATTCCTATTCGTTATTACGTAAGATGGAGGATAAGAAACTCAACTGTTAAACTG GCAATATCCAAAAAAGAGGATCCATTTATTACCTCTTCAGCCTGGCTTAATGATTCATATATAGCTTTGGGAATccttggtttttttctgtttgtactTTTGGGAATCACTTCCTTGCCATCAGTTAGCAACAAGGTCAACTGGAGAGAGTTCCGATTTGTCCAG TCCAAACTGGGCTATTTGACCCTGATCTTGTGCACAGCCCACACCTTGGTATATGGCGGAAAGAAGTTCCTCAGCCCTTCAGCTCTCAAATGGTATCTTCCTTCAGCCTACATATTAGCCCTGATCATTCCTTGCACCGTGCTGGTGATCAAGTTTATCCTCATCATGCCATGCATAGACAGAACTCTTACACGGATCCGCCAGGGCTGGGAAAGGAGCTCAAAATACTCAAAATCAGCATTGAATGGAAAAACATATATGTGA
- the STEAP4 gene encoding metalloreductase STEAP4 isoform X1 — protein sequence MDPSGLGSASPAVMEKSGTDAFPLTMNSSVKQETICIFGTGDYGRSLGFKMLQCGFSVVFGSRNPRMTSILPSGADVLSYSEAAQKSDIIIIAIHREHYDFLTELIEVLNGKILVDISNNLKINQYPESNAEHLAQLVPGAHVVKAFNTISAWALQSGALDASRQVFVCGNDSKAKQRVMDIARTLGLTPLDQGSLMAAKEIENYPLQLFPMWRFPFYLSAALCVFFFFYCVIRDVIYPYVNEKKDNTFLMAVSIPNRIFPVTALILLALVYLPGVIAAILQLYRGTKYHRFPDWLDHWMLCRKQLGLVALGFAFLHVLYTLVIPIRYYVRWRIRNSTVKLAISKKEDPFITSSAWLNDSYIALGILGFFLFVLLGITSLPSVSNKVNWREFRFVQSKLGYLTLILCTAHTLVYGGKKFLSPSALKWYLPSAYILALIIPCTVLVIKFILIMPCIDRTLTRIRQGWERSSKYSKSALNGKTYM from the exons ttatgGAGAAAAGTGGTACAGATGCGTTTCCTCTTACTATGAATTCTTCAGTAAAGCAAGAGACTATATGTATTTTTGGAACTGGGGATTATGGAAGATCACTGGGATTTAAAATGCTCCAGTGTGGCTTTTCTGTTGTGTTTGGAAGTCGAAATCCCCGGATGACCAGCATACTGCCCAGTGGTGCAGATGTCTTGAGCTATTCAGAAGCAGCCCAGAAGTCTGACATCATAATCATAGCAATCCACAGAGAGCATTATGATTTTCTCACAGAACTAATTGAGGTCCTCAATGGGAAAATATTGGTAGACATCAGCAACAACCTCAAAATCAATCAGTATCCAGAATCTAATGCAGAACACCTTGCTCAGTTGGTGCCAGGAGCCCACGTGGTTAAAGCATTTAACACCATCTCAGCCTGGGCCCTCCAGTCAGGAGCGCTGGATGCAAGTCGGCAG GTGTTTGTCTGTGGAAATGACAGCAAAGCCAAGCAAAGAGTGATGGATATTGCTCGTACTCTTGGACTTACTCCATTGGATCAAGGATCTCTAATGGCagccaaagaaattgaaaactacCCCCTGCAATTATTTCCAATGTGGAGGTTCCCCTTCTATTTGTCTGCTGCACTGtgtgtcttcttctttttctactgTGTTATAAGAGATGTAATCTACCCTTATGttaatgaaaagaaagataatacattTCTCATGGCTGTTTCCATTCCAAATCGTATCTTTCCAGTAACAGCACTTATACTTCTTGCTTTGGTTTACCTCCCTGGTGTTATTGCTGCCATTCTGCAGCTGTACCGAGGTACGAAATATCACCGATTCCCAGACTGGCTTGACCATTGGATGCTTTGCAGAAAGCAGCTTGGCTTGGTGGCTCTGGGATTTGCCTTCCTTCATGTACTCTACACGCTTGTGATTCCTATTCGTTATTACGTAAGATGGAGGATAAGAAACTCAACTGTTAAACTG GCAATATCCAAAAAAGAGGATCCATTTATTACCTCTTCAGCCTGGCTTAATGATTCATATATAGCTTTGGGAATccttggtttttttctgtttgtactTTTGGGAATCACTTCCTTGCCATCAGTTAGCAACAAGGTCAACTGGAGAGAGTTCCGATTTGTCCAG TCCAAACTGGGCTATTTGACCCTGATCTTGTGCACAGCCCACACCTTGGTATATGGCGGAAAGAAGTTCCTCAGCCCTTCAGCTCTCAAATGGTATCTTCCTTCAGCCTACATATTAGCCCTGATCATTCCTTGCACCGTGCTGGTGATCAAGTTTATCCTCATCATGCCATGCATAGACAGAACTCTTACACGGATCCGCCAGGGCTGGGAAAGGAGCTCAAAATACTCAAAATCAGCATTGAATGGAAAAACATATATGTGA